In Scomber japonicus isolate fScoJap1 chromosome 21, fScoJap1.pri, whole genome shotgun sequence, one DNA window encodes the following:
- the LOC128382045 gene encoding ATP-dependent zinc metalloprotease YME1L1-like isoform X2, which translates to MFSLTTSFQPQQMIVPLSQLINALHSLKSTATASVQTLHKDFTPEHSSFLKEPSVSLRDLGLSDIRVSQLDELVSRLLPTLGPEQPPAVPSTWKTSHLSTNSFFHNKHGFSHRRTGVFGSQIFHRQYHSPVKDVCSQLQFLPVWVQSRGFKTLRTKARRTGTGYDGPVESETYTPNFMKGLLLREKGPEAQSLDQLTKNKNLPENQQEAFKTGFTEGFMRSQAFTQRTQDSLRRTRLILLVLLLVGIYGLSRTPFLSVRFRTTSGLDSAVDPIQMKNVTFDNVKGVEEAKNELLEVVDFLKNPQKFTVLGGKLPKGVLLVGPPGTGKTLLARAVAGEADVPFYYASGSEFDEMFVGVGASRIRNLFKEAKANAPCVIFIDELDSVGGKRIESPMHPYSRQTINQLLAEMDGFKPNEGVIVIGATNFAEALDNALIRPGRFDMQVTVPRPDVKGRTEILNLYLSKIKVDTAVEAEIIARGTVGFSGAELENLVNQAALKAAVDEKEMVTMKDLEFAKDKILMGPERKSVEIDKKNKTITAYHESGHAIVAFYTKDAMPINKATIMPRGPTLGHVSMLPENDRWSETRAQLLAQMDVSMGGRVAEELIFGDDHITTGASSDFDGATRIAKMMVTRFGMSDKLGVMTYGDVTKQSPETQAAIEQEVRALLKDSYERARGILKTYSNEHKKLADALLTYETLDAKEIQTVLEGKSLDH; encoded by the exons ATGTTTTCACTGACGACGTCGTTTCAGCCACAGCAG ATGATAGTGCCCCTCAGCCAGCTCATCAATGCCCTCCACTCTCTGAAGAGCACAGCCACCGCCTCAGTCCAGACTCTGCACAAAGACTTCACTCCAGAGCACAGTTCATTTCTAAAAGAG CCCAGTGTGAGCCTGCGGGACCTGGGCCTGTCAGATATCCGGGTCAGTCAGCTGGATGAGCTTGTCAGCAGGTTACTGCCAACACTTGGACCAGAACAACCTCCCGCCGTTCCTTCGACATGGAAGACGAGTCACCTTTCCACAAACAGCTTCTTTCACAACAAGCATG GGTTTTCTCACAGAAGGACGGGAGTTTTTGGCTCTCAAATATTCCATAGACAATACCACAGTCCTGTAAAAGACGTTTGCTCACAGCTTCAATTCTTGCCTG TGTGGGTCCAAAGCCGAGGTTTCAAGACACTCAGAACAAAGGCCAGGCGAACGGGGACCGGATATGATGGTCCGGTGGAGTCCGAGACATACACACCAAACTTCATGAAG GGGTTGCTCCTGAGGGAAAAGGGACCTGAGGCTCAGTCACTGGACCAACTGACGAAAAACAAAAACCTTCCAGAAAACCAGCAGGAGGCTTTCAAGACAGGTTTCACTGAGGGATTCATGAGATCCCAGGCCTTCACTCAGAGAACACAAG ACTCCTTGAGGAGAACCAGGTTGATCCTGTTGGTCCTCCTCCTTGTCGGTATTTACGGTCTGTCGAGAACCCCGTTTCTCTCGG TGAGGTTCCGCACCACATCTGGACTAGACTCAGCAGTGGACCCCATCCAGATGAAGAATGTGACATTTGATAACGTCAAAGGAGTGGAGGAggcaaaaaatgaattactagAAGTCGTAGATTTTCTCAAGAACCCCCAGAAGTTTACCGTTCTGGGTGGAAAGCTTCCTAAAG GGGTCCTCCTTGTTGGTCCACCGGGCACAGGAAAGACTCTGTTAGCACGAGCCGTGGCTGGGGAGGCTGATGTGCCTTTCTACTACGCCTCCGGATCAGAGTTTGATGAGATGTTTGTGGGTGTGGGTGCAAGCCGCATCAGGAATCTCTTCA AAGAGGCAAAAGCTAACGCCCCCTGTGTGATCTTCATTGATGAGTTGGACAGTGTTGGTGGAAAGAGAATTGAGTCTCCTATGCATCCTTACTCCAGACAAACCAtcaaccagctgctggctgAAATGGATGG GTTTAAACCAAATGAGGGCGTCATCGTCATTGGTGCTACAAACTTTGCAGAGGCTTTGGATAA TGCTCTGATCAGACCCGGGAGGTTTGACATGCAGGTGACGGTCCCTCGTCCAGATGTGAAAGGACGCACAGAAATTCTCAACTTGTACCTCTCCAAAATTAAAGTGGACACTG CCGTAGAAGCTGAGATTATTGCCCGGGGCACAGTTGGCTTCTCTGGGGCTGAGCTTGAGAACCTGGTCAACCAGGCAGCCTTGAAGGCGGCTGTGGACGAGAAAGAGATGGTCACAATGAAGGACCTGGAGTTTGCCAAGGACAAGATCCTCATGG GCCCTGAGAGGAAGAGTGTTGAAATTGACAAGAAGAATAAGACCATCACAGCCTACCATGAGTCCGGCCATGCTATTGTTGCTTTTTACACCAAAGATGCAATGCCTATCAATAAGGCCACCATCATGCCTAGAGGACCAACTCTTGGCCAT GTGTCCATGCTCCCCGAGAATGACCGCTGGAGTGAGACACGAGCCCAACTGCTGGCTCAGATGGATGTCAGTATGGGCGGTAGAGTAGCAGAAGAGCTCATCTTCGGAGATGACCACATCACCACAG GAGCATCCAGTGACTTTGATGGCGCAACCAGAATAGCAAAAATGATGGTGACCAGATTCGGCATGAGTGATAAG cTCGGTGTCATGACCTACGGAGATGTTACCAAGCAGAGCCCTGAGACACAAGCTGCCATCGAACAAGAAGTCAGGGCTTTACTAAAG GACTCATATGAGCGTGCTAGAGGTATCCTGAAGACCTACAGTAATGAGCACAAGAAGCTCGCTGATGCACTGCTGACATATGAAACTCTGGATGCCAAGGAGATCCAGACAGTGCTCGAGGGAAAATCACTGGACCACTAG
- the LOC128382045 gene encoding ATP-dependent zinc metalloprotease YME1L1-like isoform X1, whose product MFSLTTSFQPQQMIVPLSQLINALHSLKSTATASVQTLHKDFTPEHSSFLKEPSVSLRDLGLSDIRVSQLDELVSRLLPTLGPEQPPAVPSTWKTSHLSTNSFFHNKHGFSHRRTGVFGSQIFHRQYHSPVKDVCSQLQFLPVWVQSRGFKTLRTKARRTGTGYDGPVESETYTPNFMKGLLLREKGPEAQSLDQLTKNKNLPENQQEAFKTGFTEGFMRSQAFTQRTQDSLRRTRLILLVLLLVGIYGLSRTPFLSGKGSFSDAVRFRTTSGLDSAVDPIQMKNVTFDNVKGVEEAKNELLEVVDFLKNPQKFTVLGGKLPKGVLLVGPPGTGKTLLARAVAGEADVPFYYASGSEFDEMFVGVGASRIRNLFKEAKANAPCVIFIDELDSVGGKRIESPMHPYSRQTINQLLAEMDGFKPNEGVIVIGATNFAEALDNALIRPGRFDMQVTVPRPDVKGRTEILNLYLSKIKVDTAVEAEIIARGTVGFSGAELENLVNQAALKAAVDEKEMVTMKDLEFAKDKILMGPERKSVEIDKKNKTITAYHESGHAIVAFYTKDAMPINKATIMPRGPTLGHVSMLPENDRWSETRAQLLAQMDVSMGGRVAEELIFGDDHITTGASSDFDGATRIAKMMVTRFGMSDKLGVMTYGDVTKQSPETQAAIEQEVRALLKDSYERARGILKTYSNEHKKLADALLTYETLDAKEIQTVLEGKSLDH is encoded by the exons ATGTTTTCACTGACGACGTCGTTTCAGCCACAGCAG ATGATAGTGCCCCTCAGCCAGCTCATCAATGCCCTCCACTCTCTGAAGAGCACAGCCACCGCCTCAGTCCAGACTCTGCACAAAGACTTCACTCCAGAGCACAGTTCATTTCTAAAAGAG CCCAGTGTGAGCCTGCGGGACCTGGGCCTGTCAGATATCCGGGTCAGTCAGCTGGATGAGCTTGTCAGCAGGTTACTGCCAACACTTGGACCAGAACAACCTCCCGCCGTTCCTTCGACATGGAAGACGAGTCACCTTTCCACAAACAGCTTCTTTCACAACAAGCATG GGTTTTCTCACAGAAGGACGGGAGTTTTTGGCTCTCAAATATTCCATAGACAATACCACAGTCCTGTAAAAGACGTTTGCTCACAGCTTCAATTCTTGCCTG TGTGGGTCCAAAGCCGAGGTTTCAAGACACTCAGAACAAAGGCCAGGCGAACGGGGACCGGATATGATGGTCCGGTGGAGTCCGAGACATACACACCAAACTTCATGAAG GGGTTGCTCCTGAGGGAAAAGGGACCTGAGGCTCAGTCACTGGACCAACTGACGAAAAACAAAAACCTTCCAGAAAACCAGCAGGAGGCTTTCAAGACAGGTTTCACTGAGGGATTCATGAGATCCCAGGCCTTCACTCAGAGAACACAAG ACTCCTTGAGGAGAACCAGGTTGATCCTGTTGGTCCTCCTCCTTGTCGGTATTTACGGTCTGTCGAGAACCCCGTTTCTCTCGGGTAAAGGCTCCTTTTCTGATGCTG TGAGGTTCCGCACCACATCTGGACTAGACTCAGCAGTGGACCCCATCCAGATGAAGAATGTGACATTTGATAACGTCAAAGGAGTGGAGGAggcaaaaaatgaattactagAAGTCGTAGATTTTCTCAAGAACCCCCAGAAGTTTACCGTTCTGGGTGGAAAGCTTCCTAAAG GGGTCCTCCTTGTTGGTCCACCGGGCACAGGAAAGACTCTGTTAGCACGAGCCGTGGCTGGGGAGGCTGATGTGCCTTTCTACTACGCCTCCGGATCAGAGTTTGATGAGATGTTTGTGGGTGTGGGTGCAAGCCGCATCAGGAATCTCTTCA AAGAGGCAAAAGCTAACGCCCCCTGTGTGATCTTCATTGATGAGTTGGACAGTGTTGGTGGAAAGAGAATTGAGTCTCCTATGCATCCTTACTCCAGACAAACCAtcaaccagctgctggctgAAATGGATGG GTTTAAACCAAATGAGGGCGTCATCGTCATTGGTGCTACAAACTTTGCAGAGGCTTTGGATAA TGCTCTGATCAGACCCGGGAGGTTTGACATGCAGGTGACGGTCCCTCGTCCAGATGTGAAAGGACGCACAGAAATTCTCAACTTGTACCTCTCCAAAATTAAAGTGGACACTG CCGTAGAAGCTGAGATTATTGCCCGGGGCACAGTTGGCTTCTCTGGGGCTGAGCTTGAGAACCTGGTCAACCAGGCAGCCTTGAAGGCGGCTGTGGACGAGAAAGAGATGGTCACAATGAAGGACCTGGAGTTTGCCAAGGACAAGATCCTCATGG GCCCTGAGAGGAAGAGTGTTGAAATTGACAAGAAGAATAAGACCATCACAGCCTACCATGAGTCCGGCCATGCTATTGTTGCTTTTTACACCAAAGATGCAATGCCTATCAATAAGGCCACCATCATGCCTAGAGGACCAACTCTTGGCCAT GTGTCCATGCTCCCCGAGAATGACCGCTGGAGTGAGACACGAGCCCAACTGCTGGCTCAGATGGATGTCAGTATGGGCGGTAGAGTAGCAGAAGAGCTCATCTTCGGAGATGACCACATCACCACAG GAGCATCCAGTGACTTTGATGGCGCAACCAGAATAGCAAAAATGATGGTGACCAGATTCGGCATGAGTGATAAG cTCGGTGTCATGACCTACGGAGATGTTACCAAGCAGAGCCCTGAGACACAAGCTGCCATCGAACAAGAAGTCAGGGCTTTACTAAAG GACTCATATGAGCGTGCTAGAGGTATCCTGAAGACCTACAGTAATGAGCACAAGAAGCTCGCTGATGCACTGCTGACATATGAAACTCTGGATGCCAAGGAGATCCAGACAGTGCTCGAGGGAAAATCACTGGACCACTAG